Proteins found in one Liquorilactobacillus hordei DSM 19519 genomic segment:
- a CDS encoding metallophosphoesterase — translation MMRSYINRKGTKVVVTEKHLDTAIKIKEELQKLSPTRRTSWARHKNMMKKEGFLDSDTNEAYRCLIKSEQKERGVLPSVNKHADLLSDNKLQSIKFEIGELNSAKLELQKQGTSVRKLVRDVNKDVLFIEHIEEALKKKDFSKVGVFSKYAPEKYKEQKTMIVCLSDIHYGAVVNLPDNKFNRDICARLLNKYADKVIATIIKENVSSVYVMNLGDLIENVYMRNQNLYNSEETLSEQIVNATELVIKFLDKISAYVKVKYSAIAGNHDRLQGKKDSNLSADHAIRVSNKIIETYAKYSNTQVKFVAAEDYYHSIDVGKYSFCFIHGDLNNLQKKTLLAELSNLHGKHFVAVIGGHIHHFTMLEVGNDQYQVTFGSIKGIDEYSVNIIGAKSSRSQGVVLIGKDGFEIRKIGL, via the coding sequence ATGATGCGTTCATATATAAATCGAAAAGGTACAAAAGTAGTTGTTACGGAGAAACATTTGGATACGGCTATTAAGATTAAAGAGGAATTACAGAAACTATCCCCAACAAGAAGAACATCATGGGCTAGACACAAGAATATGATGAAAAAGGAAGGATTTCTTGATAGCGATACTAATGAAGCCTACCGCTGTTTGATTAAAAGCGAACAGAAGGAACGTGGAGTATTACCAAGTGTAAATAAACACGCAGATCTATTAAGTGATAATAAGCTCCAAAGTATAAAATTCGAAATAGGTGAATTAAATTCAGCTAAATTAGAGCTACAAAAGCAAGGAACTAGTGTAAGAAAACTTGTTCGCGATGTAAATAAAGACGTTTTATTCATTGAGCATATTGAAGAAGCATTGAAAAAGAAGGACTTCAGTAAAGTAGGAGTATTTAGTAAATATGCACCCGAAAAATATAAAGAACAAAAAACAATGATTGTATGTCTTTCTGATATTCATTATGGAGCTGTAGTAAATTTACCAGACAATAAATTCAATAGAGATATTTGTGCAAGATTATTAAATAAGTATGCTGATAAAGTTATTGCAACAATTATTAAAGAGAATGTTAGCTCTGTCTACGTTATGAACCTAGGTGACTTGATTGAGAATGTTTATATGCGTAATCAAAATTTATATAACTCAGAAGAAACATTATCAGAACAGATAGTTAATGCTACCGAATTAGTTATTAAGTTTCTAGACAAAATATCAGCTTATGTAAAAGTTAAATATTCTGCTATTGCTGGTAATCATGATAGGTTGCAAGGCAAGAAAGACTCTAATCTAAGTGCAGATCATGCAATTAGAGTAAGTAACAAGATTATAGAGACTTATGCAAAATATTCAAACACACAAGTCAAGTTTGTGGCAGCCGAAGATTATTATCATTCTATAGATGTAGGTAAATATTCCTTCTGTTTTATTCATGGAGATCTCAATAATCTTCAAAAGAAAACATTACTTGCTGAGTTAAGTAATCTACATGGCAAACATTTTGTAGCAGTAATTGGTGGACACATACATCATTTTACAATGTTGGAAGTGGGTAATGATCAATACCAAGTTACTTTTGGGAGCATAAAGGGAATAGATGAATATTCTGTAAATATTATTGGTGCAAAATCATCAAGATCACAAGGTGTCGTTCTTATTGGAAAGGACGGTTTCGAAATTAGAAAGATAGGGCTATAG
- a CDS encoding AAA family ATPase, whose translation MVVGRKPNSRKKGLKVLVYGDTGSGKSLFGLSFPKIKVLDSEDGLGWYENDEEGKNILEIFDTQSFYDLEDVLEELKEDSNFGTFIVDSETKIHEDVQQALLDIDEKRAKQKGQNVLDANVSIRSYGKIKQIETKLQNSKIELASRGVNIVSIAQSVDIMEEVSANKRVKVGEAPNMKKKADYDYDVVIRLFVKDQKFYGEIEKDRTKVTSVGEVVENPSYNIWKSKIENKKNQGEIVNKNFVADSMKSKERYEEELDEMGLTDKEKLTKFVNSLEKASDKKDFAGLLTSELGIKTLSKASEEQLIKSLEMAEKFKKDRGL comes from the coding sequence ATGGTAGTAGGTAGAAAACCTAATAGTCGAAAAAAAGGTTTGAAAGTTTTAGTTTATGGTGATACTGGTTCAGGTAAAAGTTTATTTGGATTGAGTTTTCCAAAGATCAAAGTTCTAGATTCAGAAGATGGTCTTGGTTGGTATGAAAACGATGAAGAAGGAAAGAATATCCTTGAAATTTTTGATACACAAAGTTTTTACGATTTAGAAGATGTATTAGAAGAATTGAAGGAAGATAGTAACTTTGGGACATTTATTGTAGATTCCGAGACTAAGATTCATGAAGACGTACAACAGGCATTGCTTGATATTGATGAAAAGCGAGCAAAACAAAAAGGCCAGAATGTTTTGGACGCAAATGTTTCAATAAGATCTTATGGAAAAATCAAACAAATAGAAACAAAATTACAAAATTCAAAGATTGAGTTGGCTAGTCGTGGAGTAAATATTGTCTCTATCGCTCAATCAGTAGACATTATGGAAGAGGTTAGTGCCAATAAGCGTGTCAAAGTTGGAGAGGCACCTAATATGAAAAAGAAAGCTGATTACGATTACGATGTTGTAATTCGACTCTTTGTAAAAGATCAGAAATTCTATGGAGAGATTGAAAAAGATCGTACAAAGGTTACTAGCGTAGGTGAAGTAGTAGAAAACCCATCTTACAATATCTGGAAGAGCAAGATCGAGAATAAGAAAAATCAAGGAGAAATTGTAAACAAAAACTTTGTAGCAGACTCAATGAAGTCTAAGGAACGTTATGAAGAAGAACTTGATGAAATGGGGCTTACAGATAAAGAGAAATTAACTAAATTTGTTAATTCGTTAGAAAAAGCAAGTGATAAGAAAGATTTTGCTGGATTACTAACAAGTGAATTGGGTATTAAAACACTAAGTAAGGCAAGCGAAGAACAATTAATTAAGTCATTAGAGATGGCCGAGAAATTTAAAAAGGACAGAGGGTTATAA
- a CDS encoding replication protein: protein MPVKEKDNKVVKSEFYKEVKGHKRVAESQFILSLYKNPDLFFEYDIDPSDISDISWRFYYGVLKDLMTTKKLKVVDMIAVEEYVQSKSDKLQEFYNENGGYETIATGSRIIEDGNVDVFYSEIQRYKVILKLLDMGYPIQENWNKYAKMNLDELSDYLEGQLNSAFLDADFGEDKVVDILTGIEDMVKRADSGIDRGLPLTSQLMNGIQNGMSLGNITMLAANSGVGKTFLTLNQLLPTHVDLEERLMIIANEEDRAKWQREIITWQINNLQKDGNFEKERFSQGKFSKEEKTQIAKAVKWLRDKMSDGLIQFVNLNDFSMNKTIKLIKKYSTGLGIKYFIVDTLKSDNDVGSKISDNSWLQLQQNMVKLYNAIKPTNRNCHVWVTYQMSKNPKGKYLSQNDLGISKNVADVVSSLLLIRLLSETEKGEGAGSLKVKNEDGRTVALNEDEDYFVVFWDKNRQGSTSEQAVLKVDRGRNKVKDIGKVRISPEYS from the coding sequence ATGCCTGTTAAAGAGAAAGATAATAAGGTGGTAAAATCAGAGTTTTATAAAGAAGTAAAAGGGCATAAGAGGGTAGCAGAAAGTCAGTTCATATTATCTCTATATAAGAACCCAGATTTATTTTTTGAATATGATATTGACCCTTCAGATATTAGTGATATATCATGGAGATTTTACTATGGGGTACTGAAAGACTTGATGACAACAAAAAAATTGAAAGTTGTTGATATGATTGCTGTTGAAGAATATGTGCAGTCAAAGTCAGATAAATTACAAGAGTTCTATAATGAAAATGGGGGCTATGAGACTATAGCAACTGGGTCAAGAATTATAGAAGATGGTAATGTTGATGTATTTTATTCAGAAATTCAAAGGTATAAAGTCATATTAAAATTATTGGATATGGGCTATCCTATTCAAGAAAACTGGAATAAATATGCAAAAATGAATCTTGATGAATTATCAGATTACCTTGAAGGGCAATTAAATTCAGCTTTTTTAGATGCAGACTTTGGCGAAGATAAGGTAGTAGATATACTTACTGGAATTGAGGATATGGTGAAGAGAGCAGACTCAGGAATAGATCGAGGTTTGCCATTAACATCACAATTAATGAATGGTATTCAAAACGGAATGTCACTAGGTAATATTACCATGTTAGCTGCCAACTCTGGGGTAGGAAAAACATTCTTAACATTGAATCAATTATTGCCAACTCATGTAGATTTAGAAGAACGTCTTATGATTATAGCTAATGAGGAAGATAGAGCAAAATGGCAAAGAGAGATTATTACATGGCAAATTAACAATTTGCAAAAAGATGGTAATTTTGAGAAAGAAAGATTTAGTCAAGGAAAGTTTTCTAAAGAAGAAAAGACACAAATAGCAAAAGCAGTTAAATGGCTTAGAGATAAGATGTCGGATGGGTTAATTCAGTTTGTTAATTTGAATGACTTTTCAATGAATAAAACAATAAAATTAATAAAGAAATATAGTACTGGATTAGGCATCAAATATTTTATAGTAGATACACTAAAATCTGATAATGATGTTGGATCAAAAATTAGTGATAATTCTTGGCTACAATTACAGCAAAATATGGTTAAACTATATAATGCTATCAAACCTACTAATAGGAATTGTCATGTATGGGTGACTTATCAAATGTCGAAGAATCCCAAAGGTAAATATTTAAGTCAGAATGATTTAGGTATATCTAAGAACGTGGCCGATGTTGTCTCATCGCTACTTCTAATTAGACTTCTTTCTGAGACTGAAAAAGGTGAAGGTGCTGGATCGTTAAAAGTAAAGAATGAAGACGGTAGAACAGTTGCATTGAATGAGGATGAAGACTATTTTGTGGTATTTTGGGACAAAAATAGACAAGGTTCTACATCTGAGCAAGCAGTATTAAAGGTTGACCGTGGGAGAAATAAAGTTAAAGATATTGGGAAAGTCAGAATATCACCAGAATATAGTTAA
- a CDS encoding NUMOD1 domain-containing DNA-binding protein, which produces MANLFGDDFYKFLSNLDYEVPNWANVLSNTDPRIIYMQKYVQRKENELEELRIYKEIKDVYFEKQKGNKVKLMISQKLGISMNHVNKAFSNLSKTYVYHCDSNKLIIYRSKNQVSNKMNIERREVNKYLNSFEAYNGYLIFDILGWYEFKEDKHYE; this is translated from the coding sequence ATGGCTAATTTATTTGGAGATGATTTTTATAAGTTTTTATCTAACCTAGACTATGAAGTGCCAAATTGGGCGAATGTATTATCGAACACAGATCCTAGAATTATTTACATGCAAAAATATGTTCAGAGAAAAGAAAATGAGTTAGAAGAACTAAGAATATATAAAGAAATAAAAGACGTTTACTTTGAAAAACAAAAAGGTAACAAGGTCAAATTAATGATTTCTCAAAAGCTAGGAATAAGTATGAATCATGTTAATAAAGCTTTCTCAAACTTATCGAAAACATATGTGTATCATTGTGATTCTAATAAATTAATTATTTATAGGAGCAAGAATCAGGTTTCTAATAAGATGAATATAGAAAGAAGAGAAGTAAATAAATATCTTAATTCTTTTGAAGCATATAATGGTTATTTAATTTTTGATATCCTGGGTTGGTATGAATTTAAGGAGGATAAACACTATGAATGA